The Oncorhynchus kisutch isolate 150728-3 linkage group LG20, Okis_V2, whole genome shotgun sequence genome has a segment encoding these proteins:
- the LOC109865310 gene encoding serine hydrolase-like protein isoform X2 gives MQTLKGVRHLMTSATMKQAVSEFNMPVPWGEIRGKVWGPDHGRPILCLHGWADNCGTFNTLIPLLPKEWTCVAVDMAGHGLSSHRPPGVFYSFPAYVADIRRVIGALQWKRFSIIGHSMGGNVAGIFSALYPEMVESVVLLDSYGFLPTDAKELHTVIRQGFEGMLEFEKKKDEEKEKVYTYENALMRLLAANPSLSEQSAHILLERGLSQVEGGVVFTRDFRINLKNVVRVSLEQSLELQSRIQARVLVVLAEEGFEKMFSEPQQKTFTSTLLQGYKDRSGMVVNVPGDHHVHLNTPETVAQLVTDFLQKEAPSHSTAEDTQAAKL, from the exons ATGCAAACTTTGAAAGGAGTCAGACACTTGATGACATCAGCTACCATGAAACAAGCAG TGTCAGAGTTCAATATGCCAGTGCCGTGGGGAGAGATAAGGGGCAAGGTCTGGGGTCCTGACCATGGTCGACCAATACTCTGCCTGCACGGCTGGGCAGACAACTGTGGCACTTTCAACACTCTCATTCCACTGCTGCCAAAAG agtggacGTGTGTAGCTGTGGATATGGCTGGCCATGGCCTCTCCTCCCATAGACCTCCTGGAGTCTTCTACAGCTTTCCTGCTTATGTGGCTGACATACGGCGGGTCATTGGAG CTCTCCAGTGGAAGAGATTCTCTATTATCGGACACAGTATGG GTGGCAATGTAGCTGGAATA TTCAGTGCGTTGTATCCAGAGATGGTGGAGTCAGTGGTTCTCCTGGACTCCTATGGATTCTTACCCACAGACGCA AAGGAATTGCATACGGTGATAAGACAGGGATTTGAAGGAATGCTTGAGTTTGAGAAGAAGAAagatgaggagaaagagaaggtttACACCTATGAGAACGCATTGATGAG GCTTTTGGCAgcaaacccctctctctctgagcagtCAGCCCACATTCTTTTAGAACGAGGACTCTCTCAGGTTGAAGGAG GGGTGGTGTTCACCCGAGACTTTAGAATCAATCTG AAAAATGTTGTGCGTGTCAGTCTGGAGCAGAGTCTGGAGTTGCAGTCCAGGATACAGGCCAGAGTTCTAGTAGTGCT GGCGGAGGAGGGGTTTGAGAAGATGTTTTCTGAACCACAACAGAAGACATTTACCTCAACGCTACTTCAAGGGTATAAAGACCGAAGC GGCATGGTGGTTAACGTACCTGGTGATCATCATGTCCACCTGAACACCCCTGAGACTGTGGCCCAACTCGTCACTGACTTCCTCCAGAAAGAAGCTCCTTCACACAGCACTGCAGAGGATACACAGGCAGCCAAGTTATAA
- the LOC109865310 gene encoding serine hydrolase-like protein isoform X1: MPVPWGEIRGKVWGPDHGRPILCLHGWADNCGTFNTLIPLLPKEWTCVAVDMAGHGLSSHRPPGVFYSFPAYVADIRRVIGALQWKRFSIIGHSMGGNVAGIFSALYPEMVESVVLLDSYGFLPTDAKELHTVIRQGFEGMLEFEKKKDEEKEKVYTYENALMRLLAANPSLSEQSAHILLERGLSQVEGGVVFTRDFRINLKNVVRVSLEQSLELQSRIQARVLVVLAEEGFEKMFSEPQQKTFTSTLLQGYKDRSGMVVNVPGDHHVHLNTPETVAQLVTDFLQKEAPSHSTAEDTQAAKL, translated from the exons ATGCCAGTGCCGTGGGGAGAGATAAGGGGCAAGGTCTGGGGTCCTGACCATGGTCGACCAATACTCTGCCTGCACGGCTGGGCAGACAACTGTGGCACTTTCAACACTCTCATTCCACTGCTGCCAAAAG agtggacGTGTGTAGCTGTGGATATGGCTGGCCATGGCCTCTCCTCCCATAGACCTCCTGGAGTCTTCTACAGCTTTCCTGCTTATGTGGCTGACATACGGCGGGTCATTGGAG CTCTCCAGTGGAAGAGATTCTCTATTATCGGACACAGTATGG GTGGCAATGTAGCTGGAATA TTCAGTGCGTTGTATCCAGAGATGGTGGAGTCAGTGGTTCTCCTGGACTCCTATGGATTCTTACCCACAGACGCA AAGGAATTGCATACGGTGATAAGACAGGGATTTGAAGGAATGCTTGAGTTTGAGAAGAAGAAagatgaggagaaagagaaggtttACACCTATGAGAACGCATTGATGAG GCTTTTGGCAgcaaacccctctctctctgagcagtCAGCCCACATTCTTTTAGAACGAGGACTCTCTCAGGTTGAAGGAG GGGTGGTGTTCACCCGAGACTTTAGAATCAATCTG AAAAATGTTGTGCGTGTCAGTCTGGAGCAGAGTCTGGAGTTGCAGTCCAGGATACAGGCCAGAGTTCTAGTAGTGCT GGCGGAGGAGGGGTTTGAGAAGATGTTTTCTGAACCACAACAGAAGACATTTACCTCAACGCTACTTCAAGGGTATAAAGACCGAAGC GGCATGGTGGTTAACGTACCTGGTGATCATCATGTCCACCTGAACACCCCTGAGACTGTGGCCCAACTCGTCACTGACTTCCTCCAGAAAGAAGCTCCTTCACACAGCACTGCAGAGGATACACAGGCAGCCAAGTTATAA